In Salmonella enterica subsp. enterica serovar Typhimurium str. LT2, a single window of DNA contains:
- the ssrA gene encoding secretion system regulator: Sensor component (SpiR (gi|1498305)), whose translation MNLLNLKNTLQTSLVIRLTFLFLLTTIIIWLLSVLTAAYISMVQKRQHIIEDLSVLSEMNIVLSNQRFEEAERDAKNLMYQCSLATEIHHNDIFPEVSRHLSVGPSNCTPTLNGEKHRLFLQSSDIDENSFRRDSFILNHKNEISLLSTDNPSDYSTLQPLTRKSFPLYPTHAGFYWSEPEYINGKGWHASVAVADQQGVFFEVTVKLPDLITKSHLPLDDSIRVWLDQNNHLLPFSYIPQKIRTQLENVTLHDGWQQIPGFLILRTTLHGPGWSLVTLYPYGNLHNRILKIILQQIPFTLTALVLMTSAFCWLLHRSLAKPLWRFVDVINKTATAPLSTRLPAQRLDELDSIAGAFNQLLDTLQVQYDNLENKVAERTQALNEAKKRAERANKRKSIHLTVISHELRTPMNGVLGAIELLQTTPLNIEQQGLADTARNCTLSLLAIINNLLDFSRIESGHFTLHMEETALLPLLDQAMQTIQGPAQSKKLSLRTFVGQHVPLYFHTDSIRLRQILVNLLGNAVKFTETGGIRLTVKRHEEQLIFLVSDSGKGIEIQQQSQIFTAFYQADTNSQGTGIGLTIASSLAKMMGGNLTLKSVPGVGTCVSLVLPLQEYQPPQPIKGTLSAPFCLHRQLACWGIRGEPPHQQNALLNAELLYFSGKLYDLAQQLILCTPNMPVINNLLPPWQLQILLVDDADINRDIIGKMLVSLGQHVTIAASSNEALTLSQQQRFDLVLIDIRMPEIDGIECVRLWHDEPNNLDPDCMFVALSASVATEDIHRCKKNGIHHYITKPVTLATLARYISIAAEYQLLRNIELQEQDPSRCSALLATDDMVINSKIFQSLDLLLADIENAVSAGEKIDQLIHTLKGCLGQIGQTELVCYVIDIENRVKMGKIIALEELTDLRQKIRMIFKNYTIT comes from the coding sequence ATGAATTTGCTCAATCTCAAGAATACGCTGCAAACATCTTTAGTAATCAGGCTAACTTTTTTATTTTTATTAACAACAATAATTATTTGGCTGCTATCTGTGCTTACCGCAGCTTATATATCAATGGTTCAGAAACGGCAGCATATAATAGAGGATTTATCCGTTCTATCCGAGATGAATATTGTACTAAGCAATCAACGGTTTGAAGAAGCTGAACGTGACGCTAAAAATTTAATGTATCAATGCTCATTAGCGACTGAGATTCATCATAACGATATTTTCCCTGAGGTGAGCCGGCATCTATCTGTCGGTCCTTCAAATTGCACGCCGACGCTAAACGGAGAGAAGCACCGTCTCTTTCTGCAGTCCTCTGATATCGATGAAAATAGCTTTCGTCGCGATAGTTTTATTCTTAATCATAAAAATGAGATTTCGTTATTATCTACTGATAACCCTTCAGATTATTCAACTCTACAGCCTTTAACGCGAAAAAGCTTTCCTTTATACCCAACCCATGCCGGGTTTTACTGGAGTGAACCAGAATACATAAACGGCAAAGGATGGCACGCTTCCGTTGCGGTTGCCGATCAGCAAGGCGTATTTTTTGAGGTGACGGTTAAACTTCCCGATCTCATTACTAAGAGCCACCTGCCATTAGATGATAGTATTCGAGTATGGCTGGATCAAAACAACCACTTATTGCCGTTTTCATACATCCCGCAAAAAATACGTACACAGTTAGAAAATGTAACGCTGCATGATGGATGGCAGCAAATTCCCGGATTTCTGATATTACGCACAACCTTGCATGGCCCCGGATGGAGTCTGGTTACGCTGTACCCATACGGTAATCTACATAATCGCATCTTAAAAATTATCCTTCAACAAATCCCCTTTACATTAACAGCATTGGTGTTGATGACGTCGGCTTTTTGCTGGTTACTACATCGCTCACTGGCCAAACCGTTATGGCGTTTTGTCGATGTCATTAATAAAACCGCAACTGCACCGCTGAGCACACGTTTACCAGCACAACGACTGGATGAATTAGATAGTATTGCCGGTGCTTTTAACCAACTGCTTGATACTCTACAAGTCCAATACGACAATCTGGAAAACAAAGTCGCAGAGCGCACCCAGGCGCTAAATGAAGCAAAAAAACGCGCTGAGCGAGCTAACAAACGTAAAAGCATTCATCTTACGGTAATAAGTCATGAGTTACGTACTCCGATGAATGGCGTACTCGGTGCAATTGAATTATTACAAACCACCCCTTTAAACATAGAGCAACAAGGATTAGCTGATACCGCCAGAAATTGTACACTGTCTTTGTTAGCTATTATTAATAATCTGCTGGATTTTTCACGCATCGAGTCTGGTCATTTCACATTACATATGGAAGAAACAGCGTTACTGCCGTTACTGGACCAGGCAATGCAAACCATCCAGGGGCCAGCGCAAAGCAAAAAACTGTCATTACGTACTTTTGTCGGTCAACATGTCCCTCTCTATTTTCATACCGACAGTATCCGTTTACGGCAAATTTTGGTTAATTTACTCGGGAACGCGGTAAAATTTACCGAAACCGGAGGGATACGTCTGACGGTCAAGCGTCATGAGGAACAATTAATATTTCTGGTTAGCGATAGCGGTAAAGGGATTGAAATACAGCAGCAGTCTCAAATCTTTACTGCTTTTTATCAAGCAGACACAAATTCGCAAGGTACAGGAATTGGACTGACTATTGCGTCAAGCCTGGCTAAAATGATGGGCGGTAATCTGACACTAAAAAGTGTCCCCGGGGTTGGAACCTGTGTCTCGCTAGTATTACCCTTACAAGAATACCAGCCGCCTCAACCAATTAAAGGGACGCTGTCAGCGCCGTTCTGCCTGCATCGGCAACTGGCTTGCTGGGGAATACGCGGTGAACCACCCCACCAGCAAAATGCGCTTCTCAACGCAGAGCTTTTGTATTTCTCCGGAAAACTCTACGACCTGGCGCAACAGTTAATATTGTGTACACCAAATATGCCAGTAATAAATAATTTGTTACCACCCTGGCAGTTGCAGATTCTTTTGGTTGATGATGCCGATATTAATCGGGATATCATCGGCAAAATGCTTGTCAGCCTGGGCCAACACGTCACTATTGCCGCCAGTAGTAACGAGGCTCTGACTTTATCACAACAGCAGCGATTCGATTTAGTACTGATTGACATTAGAATGCCAGAAATAGATGGTATTGAATGTGTACGATTATGGCATGATGAGCCGAATAATTTAGATCCTGACTGCATGTTTGTGGCACTATCCGCTAGCGTAGCGACAGAAGATATTCATCGTTGTAAAAAAAATGGGATTCATCATTACATTACAAAACCAGTGACATTGGCTACCTTAGCTCGCTACATCAGTATTGCCGCAGAATACCAACTTTTACGAAATATAGAGCTACAGGAGCAGGATCCGAGTCGCTGCTCAGCGCTACTGGCGACAGATGATATGGTCATTAATAGCAAGATTTTCCAATCACTGGACCTCTTGCTGGCTGATATTGAAAATGCCGTATCGGCTGGAGAAAAAATCGATCAGTTAATTCACACATTAAAAGGCTGTTTAGGTCAAATAGGGCAGACTGAATTGGTATGCTATGTCATAGACATTGAGAATCGCGTAAAAATGGGGAAAATCATCGCGCTGGAGGAACTAACCGACTTACGCCAGAAAATACGTATGATCTTCAAAAACTACACCATTACTTAA
- the ttrS gene encoding tetrathionate reductase complex: sensory transduction histidine kinase (TtrS (gi|4456870)) gives MRGKTVRRLAVLAAVGLLCHGAWAGTWNIGILAMRGEASTRSHWQPLAKTLSQQLPGETFHIQPLDLHQMQEAVNQGTVQFVITNPAQFVQLNSHAPLRWLASLRSTRDGKAVSNVIGSVILTRRDSGITTAHDLIGKTVGAIDAQAFGGYLLGYKALSDAGLRPERDFHLRFTGFPGDALVYMLREKAVQAAIVPVCLLENMDQEGLINKKDFIALLSRPTPLPCLTSTPLYPDWSFAALPAVSDALADRVTRALFNAPAAASFHWGAPASTSQVEALLRDVRQHPQQRRLWLDVKSWLIQHQLMVGGVILAFLLLTLNYIWVMLLVRRRGKQLERNSVVLHQHERALETARQMSVLGEMTSGFAHELNQPLSAIRHYAQGCLIRLRAADEQHPLLPALEQIDQQAQRGADTLRNLRHWVSQAQGNPVLTEAWKAIAIREAIDHVWQLLRMAQQFPTVTLHTEVSAALRVTLPSVLLEQVLANIILNAAQAGATHLWIVAERTENGISIVLQDNAGGIDEALLRQAFQPFMTTRKEGMGLGLAICQRLVRYGRGDISIRNQTAPDGLSGTVVTIHFLHENGGRDGDNSSTG, from the coding sequence GTGAGAGGTAAAACCGTAAGGCGCCTGGCGGTGTTGGCGGCAGTAGGGCTACTTTGTCATGGCGCGTGGGCAGGGACGTGGAATATCGGTATTTTGGCCATGCGCGGCGAGGCGTCTACGCGTAGCCACTGGCAACCGTTGGCAAAGACATTAAGCCAACAGCTTCCAGGCGAAACCTTTCACATCCAGCCGCTGGATCTGCATCAAATGCAGGAGGCCGTTAACCAGGGAACCGTGCAGTTTGTGATAACCAACCCGGCGCAATTTGTCCAACTGAACAGCCATGCGCCGCTGCGCTGGTTAGCTTCCCTGCGCTCCACGCGCGATGGGAAAGCGGTGAGTAATGTTATTGGCAGCGTGATTTTGACCCGGCGCGATAGCGGCATCACCACGGCGCATGATCTCATCGGTAAGACCGTCGGCGCGATTGATGCTCAGGCGTTTGGCGGCTATTTATTAGGCTATAAAGCGCTCAGCGACGCGGGCTTACGCCCGGAGCGCGATTTTCATCTCCGTTTTACCGGATTTCCTGGCGATGCCTTAGTCTATATGCTGCGCGAAAAAGCGGTGCAGGCGGCAATTGTGCCAGTGTGCCTGTTAGAAAATATGGATCAGGAAGGATTGATTAATAAAAAGGACTTTATCGCGCTGCTTTCCCGACCGACGCCCCTGCCTTGCTTAACCAGTACGCCGTTATATCCTGACTGGTCGTTCGCGGCGCTACCTGCGGTAAGCGATGCGCTGGCGGATCGCGTAACGCGAGCGCTATTCAACGCGCCCGCCGCCGCGTCATTTCACTGGGGCGCGCCTGCGTCCACCAGTCAGGTGGAAGCCTTGCTGCGTGATGTTCGTCAGCACCCTCAGCAGCGTCGACTGTGGCTGGATGTCAAAAGTTGGTTAATCCAGCACCAGCTAATGGTCGGCGGCGTGATTCTGGCGTTCTTGTTGCTCACGCTCAATTATATTTGGGTCATGCTGCTGGTGCGTCGACGTGGAAAGCAACTGGAACGTAATAGCGTAGTTCTTCATCAGCATGAGCGGGCGCTGGAAACCGCCCGGCAAATGAGCGTGTTGGGTGAAATGACCTCCGGGTTTGCCCATGAGCTTAATCAGCCGCTTTCCGCGATTCGACATTATGCCCAGGGGTGCCTGATTCGACTGCGCGCTGCAGATGAACAGCATCCCTTGCTGCCGGCGCTGGAGCAGATTGACCAGCAGGCGCAACGCGGTGCGGATACTCTGCGTAACCTGCGTCACTGGGTCAGCCAGGCGCAGGGCAACCCGGTGCTAACCGAAGCGTGGAAGGCCATAGCCATTCGCGAGGCGATTGATCATGTCTGGCAATTGTTGCGTATGGCGCAACAGTTTCCGACAGTGACTCTGCATACCGAGGTTAGCGCTGCGCTGCGCGTAACGCTGCCGTCAGTGCTGCTGGAACAGGTGCTGGCGAATATCATTCTTAATGCGGCTCAGGCGGGCGCCACCCATTTATGGATCGTTGCTGAACGCACTGAAAACGGCATCAGTATTGTTTTACAGGATAACGCCGGGGGAATCGATGAGGCGCTATTACGTCAGGCGTTTCAGCCGTTTATGACCACCCGTAAAGAGGGGATGGGCTTAGGGCTGGCGATTTGCCAGCGGCTGGTGCGGTATGGGCGGGGCGATATCAGCATCAGGAACCAGACCGCGCCGGACGGTCTGTCGGGAACGGTGGTTACGATACATTTCTTACATGAAAATGGGGGCAGGGATGGCGACAATTCATCTACTGGATGA
- the ttrC gene encoding tetrathionate reductase complex, subunit C (tetrathionate reductase subunit C (TtrC) (gi|4456872)), with amino-acid sequence MTHSLIIEEVLAHPQDISWLPWAVQYFFFIGIAACAALFACYLHWRKKDAATEENRALLIAITCAITAPLALTADLHQTARVWHFYAWPTPWSWMPWGALFLPLFTGFLALWFLAQQIKRLFNKSYNVTKWLALASALCAVGLLIYTGREVSVVLARPIWFSYAFPVAMFLSALQAFFALMIVAARRDSVRLPKILWGQIWTLAALGLVVAMWVSGDTLSGTAIRQWITVALSAKYYAVGWVALWVCTLLFCSLALRHPLSQLRRVLLVLSALALCWLMRWTLLIQVQTVPKFNAQFNPYSLPGGTDGWLAILGTFGLWIALLIIIRETLNGLTRRLQHG; translated from the coding sequence ATGACGCATTCACTCATCATTGAAGAAGTGCTGGCTCACCCGCAGGACATTAGCTGGCTGCCGTGGGCGGTACAATATTTCTTTTTTATTGGCATTGCCGCCTGCGCCGCACTGTTTGCCTGTTATCTTCACTGGCGGAAAAAAGACGCCGCAACAGAAGAAAATCGGGCATTACTGATTGCCATTACCTGTGCGATTACCGCACCGCTGGCGCTGACGGCGGATCTGCACCAGACCGCCCGCGTCTGGCATTTCTATGCCTGGCCGACGCCCTGGTCGTGGATGCCCTGGGGAGCGTTATTCCTGCCGCTGTTTACCGGATTTCTCGCTCTGTGGTTCCTGGCGCAGCAGATTAAACGATTATTCAATAAAAGTTACAACGTCACTAAATGGTTGGCGTTAGCCAGCGCGCTTTGCGCGGTGGGCCTGTTGATTTATACCGGCCGCGAAGTCTCCGTTGTGCTGGCGCGCCCAATCTGGTTTAGCTACGCCTTCCCCGTGGCGATGTTTCTTAGCGCCTTACAGGCGTTCTTCGCGCTGATGATTGTCGCCGCCCGACGCGACTCGGTAAGGCTGCCAAAAATATTGTGGGGACAAATCTGGACGCTGGCGGCGCTGGGGCTGGTTGTGGCCATGTGGGTTAGCGGCGATACGCTTTCCGGCACGGCAATCCGTCAGTGGATTACCGTCGCCCTGTCAGCCAAATATTACGCTGTCGGCTGGGTAGCGCTGTGGGTATGCACACTGCTGTTCTGTAGCCTGGCGCTACGCCATCCGTTATCACAGCTAAGACGCGTCCTGCTGGTTCTCAGCGCGCTGGCGCTATGTTGGCTGATGCGCTGGACATTGTTGATTCAGGTACAAACCGTCCCCAAGTTCAACGCGCAATTTAACCCTTACTCGTTACCAGGCGGAACGGATGGCTGGCTGGCTATTCTCGGCACCTTCGGCCTGTGGATAGCGCTACTGATTATTATTCGTGAAACGCTGAACGGACTCACCAGGAGATTACAACATGGCTAA
- the orf70 gene encoding putative cytoplasmic protein (hypothetical 7.9 Kda protein in ssrB-ttRr intergenic region (ORF70). (SW:YDHZ_SALTY)) has product MTKPTKDDELYREMCRVVGKVVLEMRDLGQEPKYIVIAGVLRTALANQRIQRSALEKQAMETVINALARS; this is encoded by the coding sequence ATGACAAAACCGACAAAAGATGACGAACTGTACCGCGAGATGTGCCGGGTGGTGGGCAAGGTCGTGCTGGAAATGCGCGATCTGGGGCAGGAGCCTAAATATATTGTTATTGCGGGCGTGTTAAGAACCGCGCTGGCGAATCAACGCATCCAACGTAGCGCGTTAGAAAAACAGGCTATGGAAACCGTGATTAACGCTCTGGCGCGGTCATAG
- the ttrB gene encoding tetrathionate reductase complex, subunit B (tetrathionate reductase subunit B (TtrB) (gi|4456871)) has protein sequence MWTGVNMDSSKRQFLQQLGVLTAGASLVPLAEAKFPFSPERHEGSPRHRYAMLIDLRRCIGCQSCTVSCTIENQTPQGAFRTTVNQYQVQREGSQEVTNVLLPRLCNHCDNPPCVPVCPVQATFQREDGIVVVDNKRCVGCAYCVQACPYDARFINHETQTADKCTFCVHRLEAGLLPACVESCVGGARIIGDIKDPHSRIATMLHQHRDAIKVLKPENGTSPHVFYLGLDDAFVTPLMGRAQPALWQEV, from the coding sequence ATGTGGACGGGAGTCAATATGGACAGCAGTAAACGGCAATTTCTCCAGCAGCTTGGCGTCCTGACCGCTGGCGCCTCGCTGGTTCCGCTGGCTGAAGCGAAATTTCCTTTTTCGCCGGAGCGGCATGAAGGCTCTCCCCGACACCGTTACGCCATGCTTATCGATCTGCGGCGTTGTATCGGCTGTCAGTCCTGTACCGTAAGTTGCACTATTGAAAACCAAACGCCGCAAGGCGCGTTTCGTACGACGGTGAACCAATACCAGGTCCAGCGTGAAGGTAGTCAGGAAGTCACGAATGTGCTGTTGCCGCGTCTGTGCAACCATTGCGATAACCCCCCCTGTGTGCCGGTCTGCCCGGTACAAGCCACCTTTCAGCGGGAAGATGGCATTGTGGTGGTGGATAACAAACGCTGCGTCGGCTGCGCCTATTGTGTCCAGGCGTGTCCTTACGACGCCCGATTTATCAATCATGAAACGCAAACTGCCGATAAATGCACGTTTTGCGTCCATCGTCTGGAAGCCGGACTGTTACCCGCTTGCGTAGAGTCCTGCGTCGGCGGCGCGCGTATTATTGGCGATATCAAAGATCCCCATAGCCGCATCGCCACCATGCTTCATCAGCATCGCGACGCTATCAAGGTATTAAAGCCGGAAAACGGCACGTCGCCCCATGTTTTCTACCTGGGTCTGGACGACGCCTTTGTCACCCCATTAATGGGCCGTGCGCAGCCCGCGCTTTGGCAGGAGGTCTGA
- the ttrR gene encoding tetrathionate reductase complex: response regulator (TtrR (gi|4456869)): MATIHLLDDDTAVTNACAFLLESLGYDVKCWTQGADFLAQASLYQAGVVLLDMRMPVLDGQGVHDALRQCGSTLAVVFLTGHGDVPMAVEQMKRGAVDFLQKPVSVKPLQAALERALTVSSAAVARREIILCYQQLTPKERELASLVAKGFMNREIAEAMNIAVRTVEVHRARVMEKMQAGSLAELIRRFEKMASPETRIRTTYEP, translated from the coding sequence ATGGCGACAATTCATCTACTGGATGATGATACGGCGGTCACTAACGCGTGCGCGTTTTTACTGGAAAGTCTGGGATATGACGTAAAATGCTGGACGCAGGGGGCGGATTTTTTGGCGCAGGCCAGTCTGTATCAGGCCGGGGTCGTATTACTGGATATGCGAATGCCGGTACTGGATGGGCAGGGCGTTCATGATGCGTTGCGCCAGTGCGGAAGTACCCTGGCGGTTGTTTTTCTTACCGGGCATGGCGATGTACCGATGGCCGTGGAGCAGATGAAACGCGGCGCCGTCGATTTTCTGCAAAAACCGGTATCGGTAAAACCGCTACAGGCGGCGCTGGAGCGTGCGCTGACGGTTTCATCGGCAGCGGTGGCGCGTCGTGAGATTATACTGTGTTACCAGCAGTTGACGCCGAAAGAGCGTGAGCTGGCCAGCCTGGTGGCAAAAGGATTTATGAACCGTGAAATTGCGGAAGCGATGAATATCGCGGTGCGTACCGTAGAGGTGCACCGCGCCAGAGTCATGGAAAAAATGCAGGCCGGTAGCCTGGCGGAACTGATTAGGCGTTTCGAAAAAATGGCCTCGCCAGAGACCAGAATACGAACAACGTATGAGCCATGA
- the orf242 gene encoding putative regulatory proteins, merR family (ORF 242 (gi|4456866)), whose translation MSYSIGEFARLCGINAATLRAWQRRYGLLKPQRTDGGHRLYSDDDIRQALSILDWVRKGVPISQVKPLLSRPVIRLGDNWITIQETMLQHLHEGRIDALRQLIYDCGREYPRAELVTHLLRPLRSKVSAHLPAVMTLREILDGIIIAYTSFCLEGDRKAPGNNAFISGWNLSDHCEIWLETLTRTGQELRLNVLPSPPVVLAPELFAQRKWFLVTTGKLTAGQKKQLAQWRNVVASLEVITL comes from the coding sequence ATGTCGTATTCTATCGGCGAATTTGCCAGACTATGCGGTATCAATGCCGCCACGCTAAGGGCATGGCAGCGACGCTATGGTTTATTGAAACCGCAGCGTACTGATGGCGGACATCGCTTATACAGCGATGACGATATTCGACAAGCGCTTAGCATTCTCGACTGGGTGAGAAAAGGCGTACCGATAAGCCAGGTCAAACCCTTACTGTCGCGTCCGGTTATTCGCCTGGGCGATAACTGGATAACGATCCAGGAGACGATGCTTCAACATCTCCACGAAGGGCGAATTGACGCGCTGCGGCAGTTGATTTATGACTGTGGCCGGGAATATCCCCGCGCAGAACTGGTGACCCATTTATTGCGTCCGTTGCGCAGCAAAGTGTCCGCGCATCTTCCCGCCGTGATGACGCTGCGCGAAATACTGGATGGCATCATTATTGCCTACACCTCTTTTTGCCTTGAAGGCGACAGAAAAGCGCCTGGCAACAATGCCTTTATTAGCGGATGGAATCTCTCGGATCACTGTGAAATCTGGCTGGAAACGTTGACTCGTACCGGACAAGAGCTGCGGCTCAATGTGCTTCCCTCGCCCCCAGTTGTGCTGGCGCCCGAGCTGTTCGCCCAGAGAAAATGGTTCCTGGTGACCACCGGAAAGCTCACTGCCGGGCAGAAAAAACAGCTTGCCCAGTGGCGCAACGTGGTCGCTTCGCTGGAGGTTATCACACTATAG
- the ssrB gene encoding secretion system regulator: transcriptional activator (homologous with degU/uvrY/bvgA; SsrB (gi|2765824)): protein MKEYKILLVDDHEIIINGIMNALLPWPHFKIVEHVKNGLEVYNACCAYEPDILILDLSLPGINGLDIIPQLHQRWPAMNILVYTAYQQEYMTIKTLAAGANGYVLKSSSQQVLLAALQTVAVNKRYIDPTLNREAILAELNADTTNHQLLTLRERQVLKLIDEGYTNHGISEKLHISIKTVETHRMNMMRKLQVHKVTELLNCARRMRLIEY from the coding sequence ATGAAAGAATATAAGATCTTATTAGTAGACGATCATGAAATCATCATTAACGGCATTATGAATGCCTTATTACCCTGGCCTCATTTTAAAATTGTAGAGCATGTTAAAAATGGTCTTGAGGTTTATAATGCCTGTTGTGCATACGAGCCTGACATACTTATCCTTGATCTTAGTCTACCTGGCATCAATGGCCTGGATATCATTCCTCAATTACATCAGCGTTGGCCAGCAATGAATATTCTGGTTTACACAGCATACCAACAAGAGTATATGACCATTAAAACTTTAGCCGCAGGTGCTAATGGCTATGTTTTAAAAAGCAGTAGTCAGCAAGTTCTGTTAGCGGCATTGCAAACAGTAGCAGTAAACAAGCGTTACATTGACCCAACGTTGAATCGGGAAGCTATCCTGGCTGAATTAAACGCTGACACGACCAATCATCAACTGCTTACTTTGCGCGAGCGTCAGGTTCTTAAACTTATTGACGAGGGGTATACCAATCATGGGATCAGCGAAAAGCTACATATCAGTATAAAAACCGTCGAAACACACCGGATGAATATGATGAGAAAGCTACAGGTTCATAAAGTGACAGAGTTACTTAACTGTGCCCGAAGAATGAGGTTAATAGAGTATTAA
- the orf319 gene encoding putative inner membrane protein (ORF 319 (gi|4456867)), whose translation MNNKPVVGISGCLTGATVRFDGGHKRMDFVMNSLAPWVAYKPICPEVAIGLPVPRPALRLIQTTCGDIRMRYSHAPHDDVTERMNAFADRFLPTIGELAGFIVCAKSPSCGMERVRLYDEKGNRGRKAGTGLFTAAMMDKYPWLPIEEDGRLHDPVLRENFIARIFALHELNALRAQGLSRHSLLAFHSRYKLQLLAHHQAGYREIGPFVARLHEWDDLDAFFVRYREKLMAILRHPASRKNHTNVLMHIQGYFHRALNSRQRAELREVILGYRAGRLPILAPLTLLKHYLAEHPDDYLRSQNYFEPYPDTLGLRLAIT comes from the coding sequence ATGAATAACAAACCCGTAGTCGGCATTAGCGGATGTCTGACTGGCGCCACGGTACGCTTTGATGGCGGACATAAGCGTATGGATTTTGTCATGAACTCTCTGGCGCCGTGGGTGGCCTACAAACCGATCTGCCCGGAGGTGGCGATCGGCCTGCCCGTGCCCCGCCCTGCGCTGCGTCTTATCCAGACGACCTGTGGCGACATTCGGATGCGCTATAGCCATGCCCCGCACGATGACGTCACCGAGCGAATGAATGCCTTTGCTGATCGGTTTCTGCCAACAATAGGCGAACTGGCGGGGTTTATTGTGTGTGCAAAATCGCCCAGTTGCGGAATGGAGCGCGTTCGCCTGTATGATGAAAAGGGTAACAGGGGCCGCAAAGCTGGCACGGGGCTGTTTACCGCCGCGATGATGGACAAATATCCCTGGCTGCCGATAGAGGAAGATGGTCGCCTGCACGATCCGGTACTACGCGAGAATTTCATCGCACGTATCTTCGCGCTACATGAATTAAATGCGCTACGCGCGCAGGGCTTGAGTCGTCACAGTTTGCTCGCGTTTCATAGCCGATACAAACTTCAGCTTCTCGCCCACCACCAGGCCGGCTACCGCGAAATTGGCCCTTTCGTCGCGCGTCTGCATGAGTGGGACGATCTGGATGCCTTCTTTGTCCGATACAGAGAAAAACTGATGGCTATCCTGCGCCACCCCGCTTCACGTAAAAATCACACCAATGTGCTGATGCATATCCAGGGCTATTTTCACCGCGCGTTGAACAGCAGGCAACGCGCGGAATTACGCGAGGTGATTCTCGGCTACCGGGCGGGCCGACTACCTATCCTGGCACCGTTAACGCTGCTGAAGCACTATCTGGCGGAACATCCGGATGACTATCTACGCAGCCAGAATTATTTTGAGCCGTACCCTGATACATTAGGGCTGCGCTTAGCCATCACCTGA
- the ssaB gene encoding secretion system apparatus protein (SpiC (gi|1498306)), with the protein MSEEGFMLAVLKGIPLIQDIRAEGNSRSWIMTIDGHPARGEIFSEAFSISLFLNDLESLPKPCLAYVTLLLAAHPDVHDYAIQLTADGGWLNGYYTTSSSSELIAIEIEKHLALTCILKNVIRNHHKLYSGGV; encoded by the coding sequence ATGTCTGAGGAGGGATTCATGCTGGCAGTTTTAAAAGGCATTCCATTAATTCAGGATATCAGGGCCGAAGGTAATAGCCGATCCTGGATAATGACTATTGATGGGCATCCTGCCAGAGGAGAAATTTTCTCAGAAGCATTTTCTATTTCTTTGTTCTTAAATGACCTGGAAAGCTTACCTAAGCCTTGTCTTGCCTATGTGACACTACTGCTTGCAGCACACCCGGACGTCCATGATTATGCTATACAGCTCACAGCGGATGGGGGATGGTTAAACGGTTATTATACCACAAGTAGTAGCTCTGAGCTTATTGCTATTGAGATAGAAAAACACCTGGCTTTAACTTGCATTTTAAAAAATGTAATACGCAATCACCATAAACTTTATTCGGGTGGGGTATAA